From Bacillota bacterium, the proteins below share one genomic window:
- the dctP gene encoding TRAP transporter substrate-binding protein DctP, which translates to MRRLLGICILIMLAVALSPPVTRAAQPTYTLRFNHVLGPNHPYHAGFQKWAQRVAERTKGDLQILVFHSAALGVEEDILEQIRQGVPVGQNTDAARMGNYIPDIAVLNAPYFVNSIEDVVKLSQLPTVKKWIDELAKKYGFQVLSIQWVQGFRHFMTNKPIRKPEDLKGLRIRTAPAPIWQEGVRALGATPTAMAFGEMYTALQQGAIDGVELVYDNIMDGSLYEVLKYVDETGHFLLINFIVVSSDWFNRLPKEYQKILVEECDRAGLETSYLIQENTDKVRKQVQEKGMVIIKDVDINAFKKAGEAAYQKMNLVGVRDAIYKELGK; encoded by the coding sequence ATGAGAAGGCTTCTGGGCATCTGCATACTCATTATGCTGGCTGTAGCTTTGTCCCCGCCGGTTACACGCGCCGCCCAGCCAACCTATACTCTCCGCTTCAACCATGTCCTGGGCCCGAACCATCCGTACCACGCGGGATTCCAGAAGTGGGCCCAGCGAGTGGCCGAACGGACCAAGGGCGACCTTCAGATCCTCGTGTTCCATAGCGCTGCGTTGGGCGTCGAAGAGGACATCCTGGAGCAAATCCGCCAGGGCGTTCCGGTAGGTCAGAATACCGACGCGGCCCGGATGGGCAACTACATTCCCGACATCGCCGTTCTGAACGCCCCCTACTTTGTGAACAGCATCGAGGATGTGGTCAAGCTCAGCCAGCTACCCACGGTCAAGAAGTGGATCGACGAGCTCGCGAAGAAGTACGGGTTCCAGGTGCTTTCGATCCAGTGGGTCCAGGGGTTCCGTCATTTCATGACCAATAAACCTATCCGGAAGCCCGAGGATCTGAAGGGCCTGCGAATAAGGACCGCCCCGGCCCCGATCTGGCAGGAGGGGGTCAGGGCTTTGGGTGCGACGCCTACCGCCATGGCCTTCGGCGAGATGTACACCGCCCTGCAGCAGGGTGCCATCGACGGGGTGGAACTGGTTTACGACAACATCATGGACGGAAGCCTGTACGAGGTTCTCAAGTATGTAGACGAGACCGGGCATTTCCTGCTCATCAACTTCATTGTAGTCAGCTCGGATTGGTTCAACAGGCTCCCCAAGGAGTATCAGAAGATACTCGTCGAGGAGTGCGACAGGGCGGGTCTCGAGACCTCCTACCTGATCCAGGAGAATACTGACAAGGTCAGGAAACAGGTTCAGGAGAAAGGTATGGTCATCATTAAGGACGTGGACATAAACGCCTTCAAGAAGGCCGGCGAGGCCGCATATCAAAAGATGAATCTCGTCGGAGTCAGGGACGCGATATACAAGGAGCTCGGCAAGTAG
- a CDS encoding transketolase family protein: MSSAVCESIRDAFGSALVELGRSDPRVVVLDADLAEPTRTSRFGREFPGRFIECGIAEQNMVGVAAGLATTGFVPFVTTFCVFASKRVYDQVSISVAYPRLNVKMCGAYTGLFTGKTGATHQAIEDLALMRALPNMTVIEPVDAREAALATRYAAQIPGPVYLRIARDAYPVLPSHMVGQAGAWGEGDGDANGRPPFMRARTLADGHDAAIIAMGTMVHTALAAREVLRERGVVARVVAVSCLKPIDEEGIVKAATDTGAVVTVENHSIIGGLGGACAEVLGEKYPVPLKRVGIRDVFAESGADADLARKYRLTADDVAKACLEALAAKESRGCGRSRGAVAASTTATTS, encoded by the coding sequence ATGAGCAGCGCCGTTTGCGAGTCCATCCGCGACGCGTTCGGCAGTGCCCTTGTCGAACTCGGGAGAAGCGACCCACGGGTCGTAGTACTGGATGCGGACCTCGCGGAACCGACCCGGACTAGCAGGTTTGGAAGGGAGTTTCCCGGACGGTTCATCGAGTGTGGGATCGCCGAGCAGAACATGGTGGGGGTGGCGGCAGGCCTCGCCACTACTGGATTTGTTCCTTTCGTCACAACGTTTTGCGTGTTCGCTAGCAAGCGGGTGTACGACCAGGTCAGTATCTCCGTGGCGTATCCGAGGCTCAACGTCAAAATGTGCGGCGCCTATACGGGCCTGTTCACGGGGAAGACCGGCGCGACGCATCAAGCCATCGAGGATCTGGCGCTCATGCGGGCGCTCCCAAACATGACCGTGATCGAGCCCGTTGACGCGAGGGAAGCAGCGCTTGCCACGAGGTACGCGGCGCAGATCCCGGGCCCCGTGTACCTCCGGATAGCGCGCGACGCCTACCCGGTGCTCCCCAGCCATATGGTGGGGCAGGCAGGCGCCTGGGGGGAAGGCGATGGCGACGCGAACGGTCGTCCACCGTTTATGAGGGCCAGGACCCTCGCGGATGGCCACGACGCGGCAATCATCGCGATGGGCACGATGGTTCACACCGCTCTAGCCGCACGCGAGGTGCTCCGTGAAAGAGGCGTGGTTGCAAGGGTTGTCGCGGTATCCTGCCTCAAACCGATCGATGAAGAGGGCATTGTCAAGGCCGCGACGGACACGGGAGCGGTCGTGACCGTCGAAAACCACAGCATTATCGGGGGTCTCGGTGGAGCGTGCGCGGAAGTGCTCGGCGAAAAGTACCCCGTTCCGCTGAAAAGGGTGGGCATCCGCGACGTGTTTGCCGAGTCAGGGGCAGATGCAGACCTCGCTCGCAAGTATCGGCTCACCGCCGATGACGTGGCCAAGGCCTGTCTAGAGGCCCTCGCTGCAAAAGAGAGCCGTGGTTGCGGTCGCAGTCGCGGCGCGGTGGCCGCGTCGACGACGGCGACGACGAGCTGA
- a CDS encoding flippase-like domain-containing protein, with product MRNPTRYALHAIGLAALVYFLMTLDWPALRQGVGRVDLFFLVGAVSASLVNIATKAIRWQRLIRSATSVRISFMLSVGSIYAGVASSSLVPGKAIDVAKPLILKRFHHIPLAPSTTAMLVERALDMLSVAIIFLIALAIRPLAVGPAVRVLAGLATALLVFLAAALAFPGAFLRGVKRVVEALPIPPRFETPIQSVMASSGTSLLAWCRRENFWSLLGLSLLSLGAEVVRFYCVFRSVGLTVAPWGLTIGYMASILVAVASFIPGGIGVTESFQAAFVRLFVIGEAATGVERGAVLLDRALSYYLVVLIGAAFLLWCQHGLERRELSAVSSGAASDGSLRR from the coding sequence ATGAGAAACCCCACGCGTTACGCGCTGCACGCCATCGGGCTCGCGGCGCTCGTGTACTTCTTGATGACCCTAGACTGGCCGGCTTTACGGCAGGGCGTGGGGCGGGTCGACCTGTTCTTCCTCGTCGGGGCCGTGTCAGCCTCGCTTGTCAACATCGCTACGAAGGCCATACGCTGGCAGCGCTTGATTCGGTCCGCGACCTCCGTGCGGATATCGTTCATGCTGTCGGTGGGCTCGATCTACGCCGGGGTGGCGTCGTCAAGCCTAGTCCCGGGCAAGGCGATCGACGTGGCTAAACCTCTGATACTAAAGCGGTTCCACCATATCCCGCTCGCCCCGTCGACCACGGCTATGTTGGTCGAGCGAGCACTGGACATGCTGAGCGTCGCCATCATCTTCTTGATCGCCCTCGCCATCCGACCTCTTGCTGTTGGCCCGGCTGTTCGCGTGCTGGCCGGGTTGGCGACGGCGCTTCTGGTGTTTCTTGCCGCCGCCTTGGCATTTCCAGGTGCGTTCTTGCGCGGGGTCAAGCGCGTCGTGGAGGCATTGCCGATCCCGCCGCGTTTTGAGACTCCGATACAGAGTGTGATGGCGAGCTCTGGAACGAGCTTACTCGCGTGGTGTCGACGCGAGAACTTCTGGTCGCTCTTGGGCCTGTCCCTGCTTTCGCTTGGGGCTGAGGTAGTAAGGTTCTACTGCGTTTTCCGGAGTGTGGGTCTGACGGTGGCACCGTGGGGCCTCACGATAGGATATATGGCCTCGATCCTTGTGGCGGTCGCGTCCTTTATACCCGGCGGGATTGGTGTCACAGAGTCCTTCCAAGCTGCTTTCGTTAGGCTTTTTGTCATTGGGGAGGCTGCGACGGGAGTGGAACGGGGGGCGGTGCTTCTGGATCGGGCGCTTTCGTATTACCTCGTGGTCCTTATTGGTGCAGCCTTTCTCCTGTGGTGTCAGCACGGTCTTGAGCGACGGGAGCTTTCGGCGGTGAGCTCGGGTGCTGCGAGCGACGGGAGCCTTCGGCGGTAG
- a CDS encoding glycosyltransferase family 2 protein codes for MLYFLLPAYNEEGNIGPLLDKIRALSGQLPRYRVLVVNDGSTDATMERIRERDGLMPIDVVTHETNQGLPASLRDGIAAFLAAASNETDVLVTMDADNTHEPGLVPQMLGNLQPPHDADIVIASRYQRGGQEIGLSLPRRVMSRTVNLMLKAFFDIPGVTDYTSGFRAYRAEALRRVAGAYGPRLIESTTFSATAELLLKLRSVGVKAREVPLVLRYDQKRGQSKMRVARTILDYFRMMVRVAAARRRAPGATGR; via the coding sequence TTGCTGTATTTCTTGCTGCCCGCTTACAACGAAGAAGGGAACATAGGCCCCCTATTGGACAAGATACGTGCGCTCAGTGGGCAGCTTCCCCGGTACCGGGTGTTAGTCGTGAACGACGGCAGCACTGATGCTACTATGGAAAGGATACGTGAAAGAGACGGCCTCATGCCTATCGACGTGGTCACCCACGAGACCAACCAAGGGCTTCCGGCATCGCTTCGGGACGGGATCGCGGCTTTCCTGGCAGCGGCCTCCAACGAGACGGACGTCCTCGTGACAATGGACGCAGACAACACGCATGAACCAGGCCTTGTCCCTCAAATGCTCGGTAACCTTCAGCCTCCTCATGATGCCGACATAGTCATCGCATCCCGCTATCAGAGGGGAGGGCAGGAGATCGGCCTCTCGTTGCCGAGGCGCGTCATGAGCCGGACCGTCAATCTAATGTTGAAGGCGTTCTTCGATATCCCGGGAGTCACTGACTATACTTCCGGCTTCAGGGCGTACCGGGCCGAGGCCTTGCGACGCGTTGCTGGAGCGTACGGTCCGCGCCTCATTGAGTCCACCACGTTCAGCGCAACTGCGGAGCTGCTCTTGAAGCTTCGTAGCGTCGGGGTGAAGGCGCGGGAGGTGCCGCTGGTCCTTCGGTATGATCAAAAGCGCGGTCAAAGCAAGATGAGGGTCGCGCGAACGATCTTGGATTACTTCCGGATGATGGTTCGGGTGGCCGCCGCTCGGAGGCGTGCCCCAGGGGCGACCGGGAGATGA
- a CDS encoding transketolase: MEQCAHLSLTQLPDVARRVRHHILSMIHTSGAGHPGGSLSCVEILVTLYFREMRISPGNPHWPERDRFVLSKGHASAALYSVLAERGFFPVDELRTFDAIDSRLQGHVDMTKTPGVDMSTGSLGQGLSAACGMALGAKVSHKDFRVYCLLGDGETQEGQVWEAAMFAGNKGLDNLTAIVDYNKVQLCGPVAQVMPLEPYTEKWRSFGWSVVEVDGHDFEQLTSGFRRARETVGAPTVLVAHTVKGKGVSFMEGQAKWHSRPIAKDEFERALGEIGFVRGQGSCGPSLLSGEVGGDAR; the protein is encoded by the coding sequence GTGGAGCAATGCGCACATCTTTCCCTCACGCAACTGCCTGATGTCGCTAGACGGGTCCGTCACCACATCCTCTCGATGATCCACACGTCCGGAGCCGGCCACCCAGGCGGCTCTCTCTCATGCGTCGAGATCCTTGTTACCCTGTACTTCCGCGAGATGAGAATATCGCCCGGGAACCCTCATTGGCCCGAGCGCGACCGCTTCGTACTATCAAAGGGGCACGCAAGCGCGGCCCTGTACAGCGTCCTGGCCGAGAGAGGATTCTTTCCCGTGGACGAACTCCGCACCTTCGACGCCATCGACAGCAGGCTCCAGGGTCACGTGGACATGACAAAGACGCCAGGGGTAGACATGTCCACTGGCTCGCTCGGTCAAGGGCTTTCGGCCGCCTGTGGAATGGCGCTCGGAGCGAAGGTCAGCCACAAAGACTTTCGCGTGTACTGCCTCCTCGGGGACGGCGAGACGCAGGAAGGCCAGGTGTGGGAAGCGGCTATGTTTGCCGGCAACAAAGGTCTCGACAATCTCACGGCCATCGTCGATTACAACAAGGTCCAGCTTTGTGGGCCTGTTGCCCAGGTGATGCCGCTCGAGCCCTATACTGAGAAATGGCGGTCTTTCGGTTGGTCGGTGGTGGAGGTGGATGGCCACGATTTCGAGCAGCTCACGAGCGGTTTTCGGCGCGCCCGGGAGACCGTCGGCGCGCCCACCGTGCTGGTGGCCCACACGGTGAAAGGCAAAGGCGTCTCGTTCATGGAAGGCCAGGCCAAATGGCATTCCAGGCCGATCGCCAAGGATGAATTCGAACGGGCACTTGGAGAGATCGGCTTCGTGCGGGGACAGGGCTCGTGCGGCCCAAGCCTGCTCAGCGGTGAAGTCGGAGGTGATGCACGATGA
- a CDS encoding TRAP transporter small permease, producing the protein MCVSRVRRVYDAICRAEEAIAGILLVAILVLIFGAAVARGVGRPLAWGMDMATFLFAWAVFFSADAAMREDRHVSVDLFVNRLPKKVQFYINILNHLIIAAFLIFLIVYGVWMSYLTRFRTFQGIPGFSYTWVTLSVPVGSALLLITTVLKIGRIVADHRRTAASASSGEDDTRALEA; encoded by the coding sequence ATGTGTGTGTCCAGAGTGAGACGAGTTTACGACGCCATTTGCCGGGCCGAGGAGGCCATTGCCGGAATTCTCCTCGTGGCGATCCTCGTCCTCATATTCGGGGCCGCGGTGGCCAGGGGTGTCGGGCGCCCGCTCGCCTGGGGGATGGACATGGCCACCTTTCTTTTTGCTTGGGCGGTCTTTTTCAGTGCCGACGCCGCCATGCGAGAAGACCGCCATGTTAGCGTAGACTTGTTCGTCAATCGGCTGCCGAAGAAGGTCCAGTTCTACATCAACATCCTGAACCACCTCATCATCGCCGCGTTCTTGATCTTTCTCATCGTATACGGGGTTTGGATGTCTTATCTGACGAGGTTCCGGACATTCCAGGGCATCCCGGGATTCAGTTACACCTGGGTCACGCTAAGCGTGCCTGTGGGCAGCGCGCTGCTTCTCATCACCACGGTACTCAAGATCGGACGAATCGTCGCAGACCATCGCCGCACGGCCGCCTCCGCAAGCTCCGGAGAGGACGACACCCGCGCTCTTGAGGCTTAG
- a CDS encoding SDR family oxidoreductase, with the protein MEKGVAIVTGGVAGIGRAITMALAEEGYLVVACDVNVERGRALEAERPGRVAFQRCNVAEESDVERVVRDTCAAYERIDALVNNAGIIRRRMGEEIKTADWDAVFAVNVRGAFLFCKHVANVMKRQRKGKIVNVSSVAGKMGDITSAPGYGPSKAALDALTKTFAREMAPYGVTVNGVAPHAIATEMSAEWSEEKRKSIVQAIPLGRLGKPEEVAAVVRFLLSPGADFITGEIIDVNGGFLMD; encoded by the coding sequence ATGGAGAAGGGTGTAGCTATCGTTACCGGGGGTGTGGCCGGCATCGGTCGCGCCATCACTATGGCTTTGGCTGAAGAAGGCTATCTTGTGGTGGCGTGCGACGTTAACGTCGAGCGAGGGCGGGCTCTGGAAGCCGAGCGCCCGGGGCGGGTGGCGTTTCAGCGGTGTAACGTTGCTGAAGAGAGTGACGTGGAACGGGTCGTGCGCGACACTTGCGCGGCATACGAGAGGATAGACGCGCTCGTCAACAACGCTGGCATCATCAGGCGGCGAATGGGCGAGGAAATCAAGACGGCTGATTGGGACGCGGTCTTTGCCGTGAACGTGCGCGGCGCTTTCCTTTTCTGCAAACACGTGGCGAACGTTATGAAGCGCCAGAGAAAGGGCAAGATCGTCAACGTCTCATCGGTCGCAGGCAAGATGGGCGACATCACATCCGCGCCGGGTTACGGCCCATCCAAGGCCGCCCTCGATGCGTTGACGAAGACCTTCGCAAGGGAAATGGCGCCATACGGCGTGACCGTCAACGGCGTGGCCCCGCACGCCATCGCAACGGAGATGAGCGCTGAGTGGTCAGAAGAAAAGAGGAAGAGCATCGTCCAGGCCATTCCCCTGGGGCGACTCGGAAAGCCCGAGGAAGTCGCGGCAGTGGTACGGTTTCTCCTGTCACCCGGAGCCGACTTCATCACCGGTGAGATAATCGACGTGAACGGGGGCTTTCTCATGGACTAG
- a CDS encoding MATE family efflux transporter, translated as MDSGSTDFTQGSIPRHLITFSIPLLLGNFLQAAYNTVDSFWVGRYLGPQALAAVSVSSPVIFSLISLVLGLTVAVTVLVAQLYGAGDHARMRHVVTNSLVSLTEIGIILSIIGVLSRDALLRLINVPTDVFKPASDYIVIFLAGLVGMFLYNAASAILRGLGDSRTPLRFLAYATVTNIILDPIFILGAGPIPRMEVAGAALATILAQAFSAVIALIHLHKVSGLLSIEHDWWRLDLPLLGLVTRIGLPAGVQQTLVSLSGLAVNSIVNRFGSIAMAGYGAGLRLDQFAFMPAMSSGIAVTSLVGQNLGAGRDDRVSESVRWGVILGGGITAVMSVAVLAGSASLISVFTKNADVISIGAEYLRYAALSYIPYALMFTLSGVLRGAGDTVASMLSTLISLWLVRVPTAAMLSRLPGLGLRGVWVAIVAGPVSGTVINFVYYRTGLWKRRVVVRRQDG; from the coding sequence ATGGATTCAGGCTCGACCGATTTCACTCAAGGCAGCATACCGCGGCACCTCATAACGTTCTCCATACCGTTACTCCTTGGAAACTTCCTCCAGGCGGCATACAACACGGTTGACAGCTTTTGGGTCGGTAGGTATCTTGGTCCCCAGGCGCTCGCCGCCGTATCGGTAAGTTCGCCCGTCATTTTCTCCCTGATCTCACTGGTCCTCGGCCTCACCGTGGCGGTCACGGTGTTGGTAGCGCAGCTTTACGGAGCAGGCGACCATGCGAGAATGCGCCACGTGGTCACGAATTCCCTGGTATCCTTGACAGAGATCGGGATAATCTTGTCGATCATCGGTGTCCTTAGCAGGGACGCCCTCTTGCGGCTCATAAACGTCCCCACGGACGTCTTCAAGCCCGCCTCCGACTACATTGTGATCTTCCTGGCAGGACTGGTGGGTATGTTCCTGTACAATGCCGCGAGCGCCATACTGAGGGGCCTGGGCGATTCGAGGACGCCCCTCCGTTTCCTCGCGTACGCTACGGTCACGAACATAATCCTGGACCCGATCTTCATCCTGGGCGCGGGTCCGATCCCGCGCATGGAAGTGGCGGGCGCCGCGCTTGCAACCATACTTGCGCAGGCTTTTTCCGCGGTTATCGCCCTCATTCACTTGCACAAGGTCTCTGGGCTGCTGAGCATCGAACATGATTGGTGGCGATTGGACTTGCCGCTTCTAGGCCTTGTCACTCGAATCGGCCTCCCTGCGGGGGTCCAACAGACGCTAGTCTCGCTGAGCGGCCTCGCGGTCAACTCAATAGTAAACCGCTTCGGAAGCATAGCCATGGCTGGCTACGGAGCCGGGCTCAGACTTGACCAGTTTGCGTTCATGCCCGCCATGAGCAGCGGGATCGCGGTGACGTCCCTGGTGGGACAGAACCTCGGCGCGGGACGGGACGACAGGGTATCCGAGAGCGTGCGCTGGGGGGTTATCCTCGGTGGGGGCATCACTGCGGTGATGTCCGTCGCTGTGCTGGCCGGTTCCGCGAGCCTCATCTCGGTGTTTACGAAGAACGCCGATGTTATCTCGATAGGCGCAGAGTACCTCAGGTACGCAGCTTTGTCCTACATACCCTATGCCCTCATGTTCACCCTGTCCGGGGTGCTCCGGGGAGCTGGAGATACAGTTGCAAGCATGCTGTCGACCTTGATCTCTCTGTGGCTTGTGAGAGTCCCCACGGCCGCCATGCTGTCTCGGCTCCCGGGCCTCGGGCTACGAGGTGTGTGGGTCGCCATCGTTGCAGGACCAGTCTCAGGGACCGTCATCAATTTCGTATACTACCGAACCGGCCTGTGGAAGAGGCGCGTCGTGGTACGCCGGCAAGACGGGTGA
- a CDS encoding TRAP transporter large permease subunit, with protein sequence MTWVLIVFVALLILGMPVVFAIGISGFIFFLQQPSLPLTMPVQRILSETQNFALLAIPMFIFAGNLMNETGITKRLVKFATTLAGHMYGSLAQVSVVLSTLMGGVCGSAIADASMEARILGPTMTSRGYSRAYSAAVHGFTALITIAIPPSIGLVLYGTIGEVSIGRLLAGGIGPGLLMSVFLATAVAITARRRKYMPERPKMAPLGEILPTFAHTLWAILFPFLLLVTLRFGLLVPSEAGAAAAVYAMVVGLVAYREMTWEGFKRAVRLTIMDVGMVMFLIALSSLISYAMTWEMVPQALSQLLLGISRNPKIIIAIIALFLIFLGMFVDSTVMILLLTSILVPVIKGVGVDPVYFGVLMVISCAFGLLTPPVGLAMYSVCSIMECSVEDFVREGWPFALAVLLVILAMYLFPPLVTFIPNAIFG encoded by the coding sequence ATGACGTGGGTCTTGATCGTGTTTGTGGCATTACTCATTCTAGGGATGCCCGTGGTCTTTGCCATAGGCATTTCCGGATTCATCTTCTTTCTCCAGCAGCCGAGCCTGCCTCTCACAATGCCGGTGCAGCGTATCCTCTCCGAGACGCAGAATTTCGCGCTGCTCGCCATTCCCATGTTCATCTTCGCTGGCAACCTCATGAACGAGACCGGCATCACGAAACGGCTGGTCAAGTTCGCCACAACGTTGGCCGGACACATGTACGGTAGCCTCGCGCAGGTGAGCGTGGTGTTGAGCACGCTAATGGGCGGAGTGTGCGGCTCGGCCATCGCGGACGCCTCCATGGAAGCCCGCATCCTCGGCCCGACGATGACGAGCCGGGGCTACTCGCGGGCGTATTCGGCGGCCGTTCACGGCTTCACAGCGCTCATCACGATCGCCATCCCGCCCAGCATCGGCCTGGTGCTCTATGGGACCATCGGAGAGGTCTCCATCGGGCGCCTGCTCGCAGGCGGGATAGGACCGGGTCTTCTGATGTCGGTCTTTCTCGCCACCGCGGTGGCAATTACCGCCCGCCGCAGGAAATACATGCCCGAGAGGCCGAAAATGGCCCCCCTCGGCGAGATCCTGCCGACTTTCGCGCATACCCTATGGGCCATTCTCTTCCCGTTCCTGCTTCTGGTGACTCTCCGCTTCGGGCTGCTTGTCCCGTCGGAGGCCGGGGCCGCGGCGGCCGTGTACGCGATGGTGGTCGGGCTGGTCGCGTACCGCGAGATGACGTGGGAAGGGTTCAAGCGCGCGGTGAGGCTGACCATCATGGACGTCGGCATGGTGATGTTCCTCATCGCGCTTTCTTCGCTCATCAGCTACGCGATGACCTGGGAGATGGTGCCCCAGGCGCTCTCTCAGCTCTTACTGGGCATCAGCCGCAACCCGAAGATCATCATCGCCATCATCGCGCTTTTCCTGATTTTCCTCGGCATGTTCGTCGACTCCACCGTCATGATCCTGCTCCTCACGTCCATTCTCGTGCCTGTCATAAAGGGAGTGGGCGTCGATCCCGTGTACTTCGGAGTACTCATGGTGATAAGCTGCGCCTTCGGGTTGCTCACCCCGCCGGTGGGTTTGGCGATGTACTCCGTATGCTCCATCATGGAGTGTTCCGTGGAGGACTTCGTGAGGGAGGGATGGCCGTTCGCACTGGCGGTGCTCCTGGTGATACTTGCCATGTACCTCTTTCCGCCGCTGGTGACGTTCATCCCTAACGCGATATTCGGTTAG